The Vicia villosa cultivar HV-30 ecotype Madison, WI linkage group LG1, Vvil1.0, whole genome shotgun sequence genome includes a region encoding these proteins:
- the LOC131622026 gene encoding GDSL esterase/lipase At5g45670-like isoform X2 produces the protein MASETKTWLALYLVLLAACYMQHCVSSSQVPCLFIFGDSFSDSGNNNYIQTTANANYRPYGIDLPGEPTGRATNGRTRIDIIGQLLGFENLIPPYANTTGYDILKGVNYASISSGILDETGKKTAGTNIALGLQIQNHKIIVSKVVAKLGGLAQATDYLSKCLYYVFIGTNDYSLNYFQPQYYPTNSIYNPEDYAQFLINHLSAYLHDLHKNEARKLVLVGLDKIGFIVTNVSCCPTKANGFCFPNSIACTDRNEYVYFDGIHTTEAVNNLLALASYNSASYPGVAYPIDINQLAQYITGKETYSE, from the exons ATGGCTAGTGAAACTAAAACATGGTTGGCTTTGTATCTTGTTCTCTTAGCTGCTTGCTACATGCAGCATTGTGTCAGCTCATCTCAAGTTCCTTGCCTTTTCATATTTGGAGACTCATTCTCTGATAGTGGAAACAATAACTATATTCAAACCACTGCAAATGCTAATTACAGACCATATGGCATTGACCTTCCTGGCGAACCAACCGGAAGAGCTACCAATGGAAGAACAAGAATTGACATAATTG GCCAACTACTTGGATTTGAGAATTTGATTCCACCCTATGCAAATACCACTGGCTATGACATACTCAAAGGTGTTAACTATGCATCTATTTCAAGTGGAATTCTTGACGAGACCGGCAAAAAAACCGCG GGTACTAATATCGCTTTGGGATTACAAATACAAAATCACAAAATCATAGTTTCCAAAGTTGTTGCAAAGCTTGGAGGTTTGGCACAAGCCACAGATTATCTATCAAAGTGCTTGTATTATGTTTTCATCGGAACCAACGATTACTCATTAAATTATTTCCAGCCACAATATTACCCAACAAATAGCATCTATAATCCTGAAGACTATGCTCAATTTCTTATCAATCATTTATCAGCTTATCTACAT gatttacataaaaatgaagcAAGAAAACTCGTGCTAGTCGGATTGGATAAAATAG GTTTTATAGTTACAAATGTTTCATGCTGTCCAACGAAGGCGAATGGATTTTGTTTTCCTAATTCAATAGCATGCACTGATAGAAATGAgtatgtttattttgatggaattCATACCACAGAAGCTGTGAACAACCTTCTTGCATTAGCATCGTACAATAGTGCTTCTTATCCAGGTGTGGCTTATCCAATAGATATCAACCAACTTGCTCAGTATATTACTGGAAAGGAGACTTATTCAGAATGA
- the LOC131622026 gene encoding GDSL esterase/lipase At1g29670-like isoform X1, whose translation MASETKTWLALYLVLLAACYMQHCVSSSQVPCLFIFGDSFSDSGNNNYIQTTANANYRPYGIDLPGEPTGRATNGRTRIDIIGQLLGFENLIPPYANTTGYDILKGVNYASISSGILDETGKKTAGTNIALGLQIQNHKIIVSKVVAKLGGLAQATDYLSKCLYYVFIGTNDYSLNYFQPQYYPTNSIYNPEDYAQFLINHLSAYLHDLHKNEARKLVLVGLDKIGCSPLAIADQAKLDGSCDEKQCVEKQNAAALIFNQKLKNLTEQINYHIRYSKTIFINSTAIALDKSVGFIVTNVSCCPTKANGFCFPNSIACTDRNEYVYFDGIHTTEAVNNLLALASYNSASYPGVAYPIDINQLAQYITGKETYSE comes from the exons ATGGCTAGTGAAACTAAAACATGGTTGGCTTTGTATCTTGTTCTCTTAGCTGCTTGCTACATGCAGCATTGTGTCAGCTCATCTCAAGTTCCTTGCCTTTTCATATTTGGAGACTCATTCTCTGATAGTGGAAACAATAACTATATTCAAACCACTGCAAATGCTAATTACAGACCATATGGCATTGACCTTCCTGGCGAACCAACCGGAAGAGCTACCAATGGAAGAACAAGAATTGACATAATTG GCCAACTACTTGGATTTGAGAATTTGATTCCACCCTATGCAAATACCACTGGCTATGACATACTCAAAGGTGTTAACTATGCATCTATTTCAAGTGGAATTCTTGACGAGACCGGCAAAAAAACCGCG GGTACTAATATCGCTTTGGGATTACAAATACAAAATCACAAAATCATAGTTTCCAAAGTTGTTGCAAAGCTTGGAGGTTTGGCACAAGCCACAGATTATCTATCAAAGTGCTTGTATTATGTTTTCATCGGAACCAACGATTACTCATTAAATTATTTCCAGCCACAATATTACCCAACAAATAGCATCTATAATCCTGAAGACTATGCTCAATTTCTTATCAATCATTTATCAGCTTATCTACAT gatttacataaaaatgaagcAAGAAAACTCGTGCTAGTCGGATTGGATAAAATAGGCTGTTCTCCACTTGCCATTGCCGATCAAGCGAAACTTGATGGATCATGTGATGAAAAACAATGtgttgaaaaacagaatgctGCTGCATTAATATTTAATCAGAAACTTAAAAATCTAACGGAACAAATCAATTACCACATCCGTTATTCCAAAACCATCTTTATAAATTCTACTGCCATCGCCCTAGACAAATCAGTTG GTTTTATAGTTACAAATGTTTCATGCTGTCCAACGAAGGCGAATGGATTTTGTTTTCCTAATTCAATAGCATGCACTGATAGAAATGAgtatgtttattttgatggaattCATACCACAGAAGCTGTGAACAACCTTCTTGCATTAGCATCGTACAATAGTGCTTCTTATCCAGGTGTGGCTTATCCAATAGATATCAACCAACTTGCTCAGTATATTACTGGAAAGGAGACTTATTCAGAATGA
- the LOC131593576 gene encoding spore wall protein 2-like, translated as MFSVPPSSKLKEDEKFYFNLVKWCLDGDVTKLNWEWDVDYISYIELEKLIHEVGHTSLKCIWYVNPRFSFARGLTAIENDRDILRFAKDVEGFDVMDVNVEHDVDIPDIVYEEELGKDGNLAKNVAEGDPTVEVDNMDKGVTNVEAENVAEGDPTVEVDNMAEGDPTVEVYNMTEDVTNVEVDNMTEGDNNVEGENVGEGENMTKGDNNVDGENMVEGENMIEGDDNVEGKNVVEGDSDDGDFVGDSNDDSIDLDWTIVLPTNTSAI; from the exons ATGTTTTCAGTTCCACCGTCATCAAAGTTGAAAGAAGATGAAAAGTTTTACTTTAA TCTTGTTAAATGGTGCCTAGATGGGGATGTAACAAAATTGAATTGGGAATGGGATGTTGATTATATATCATACATAGAGCTAGAGAAATTGATTCATGAGGTGGGACATACAAGTTTGAAGTGCATTTGGTATGTAAATCCCAGGTTTAGTTTTGCTAGGGGTCTGACAGCTATAGAAAATGATAGGGATATACTAAGATTTGCTAAAGATGTTGAGGGATTTGATGTGATGGATGTCAATGTTGAGCATGATGTTGATATACCTGATATAGTATATGAGGAAGAGTTGGGAAAGGATGGGAATTTGGCTAAGAATGTGGCTGAGGGTGATCCTACTGTTGAGGTCGATAATATGGATAAGGGTGTCACTAATGTTGAGGCTGAGAATGTGGCTGAGGGTGATCCTACTGTTGAGGTTGATAATATGGCTGAGGGTGATCCTACTGTTGAGGTTTATAATATGACAGAGGATGTTACCAATGTTGAGGTTGATAATATGACTGAGGGTGATAATAATGTTGAGGGTGAGAATGTGGGTGAGGGTGAAAATATGACTAAGGGTGATAATAATGTTGACGGTGAGAATATGGTTGAGGGTGAAAATATGATTGAGGGTGATGATAATGTTGAGGGTAAGAATGTGGTTGAGGGTGATTCTGATGATGGTGACTTTGTGGGTGATTCTAATGATGATTCTATAGACCTAGATTGGACTATTGTGTTACCTACAAATACATCAGCAATATAA